In Oncorhynchus masou masou isolate Uvic2021 unplaced genomic scaffold, UVic_Omas_1.1 unplaced_scaffold_2494, whole genome shotgun sequence, the sequence acacagctctacacctgttagactagatagtactcatacaggagacacagctctacacctgttagactagatagtactcatacaggagacacacagctctacacctgttagactagatagtactatacaggagacacagcttcacacctgttagactagatagtaattacacaggagacacagctctacacctgttagactagatggtactcatacagggagacacacagctcttacacctgttagactagatggtactcatacaggagacacagctctacacctgttagactagatagtactcatacaggagacacagctctacacctgttagactagatggtactcatacaggagacacagctctacacctgttagactagatagtacccatacaggtcagagacacacagctctacacctgttagactagatggtacaCCCAGCCagactcatacaggagacacagctctagtTAGACTAGGTaccatacaggtcagagacacacagctctacacctgttagactagatagtactcatacaggagacacagctctacacctgttagactagatagtactcatacaggagacacagctctacacctgttagactagatggtactcatacaggtcagagacacacagctctacacctgttagactagatggtactcatacacctacaggagacacagctctacacctgttagactagatagtactcatacaggagacacagctctacacctgttagactagatagtactagagacacagtacacctgttagactacaggtcagagacacagctctacacctgttagactagatagtactcatacaggtcagagacacacagctctacacctgttagactagatggtactcatacaggagacacagctctacacctgttagactagatagtactcatacaggtcagagacacacagctctacacctgttagactagatggtactcatacaggagacacagctctacacctgttagactagatagtactcatacaggagacacagctctacacctgttagactagatggtactcatacaggagacacagctctacacctgttagactagatagtactcatacaggagacacacagctctacacctgttagacacctacaggagacacagcttagactagatggtactcatacaggagacacacggctctacacctgttagactagatggtactcatacaggagacacagctctacacctgttagactagatagggGACACAGTACttatacaggtcagagacacacagctctacacctgttagactagatagtactcatacaggagacacagctctacacctgttagactagatagtactcatacaggagacacagctctacacctgttagactagatagtactcatacaggagacacagctctacacctgttagactagatagtactcatacaggagacacagctctacacctgttagactagatagtactcatacaggtcagagacacgcagctctacacctgttagactagatagtactcatacaggagacacagctctacacctgttagactagatagtactcatacaggtcagagacacacagctctacacctgttagactagatagtactcatacaggagacacagctctacacctgttagactagatagtactcatacaggagacacagctctacacctgttagactagatagtactatacaggagacacagctctacacctgttagactagatagtactcatacaggagacacacagctctacacctgttagactagatggtactcatacaggagacacagctctacacctgttagactagatagtacatacaggagacacagctctacacctgttagactagatagtactcatacaggtcagagacacagctctacacctgttagactagatagtactcatacaggagacacagctctacacctgttagactagatagtacatacaggagacacagctctacacctgttagactagatggtactcatacaggagacacagctctacacctgttagactagatagtactcatacaggagacacagctctacacctgttagactagatagtactcatacaggtcagacgTGTTCTCTTCTCTCCTCGTCCAGGTCCCTCGCTCCAAGTGGGAGAAGGAGGACTACGaatcagaggaagaggaaggaggaggggtcaGGGTTCAACTCCGCCCCCtgctcaccccctccctccctttcccccctGGACCCCACATCACCGTGACGACGGAGACGGAGGCAGCgcgaaggaaagagagggactgTATTTTTCCCAAGCCAGAGAGAACTATGTCCCCCTCTAGTGGCAGAGCCAGAGAAGACGGCCTGCAGGATGGAAAACACTCCGGAGACCCCATCCCTTCTGAGaaagacggagagacggagagagagagagatcagttaAAGGAAAAGGAGCAGGAGAAGGATAAAGAACGGGACAGAGagcgggggaaagagagagaaagagagagggaacacagCCGTGCTTCTGACAAAGATATGGACAGACCGAGAAAGATTCCCTCTTCCTCTCAGCGgccggagaggagagagagagaaggagagaggactggggagagagggattgaCTACATCAGTGAGAAGAGCTCCTCTCAGCGgccggagaggagagagagagaaggagagagagggatcgacCACATCGGTGAGAAGAGCTCCTCTCAGCGgccggagaggagagagagagaaggagagagagggatcgacCACACCAGTGAGAAGAGCTCCTCTCAGCGGccggagcgagagagaagagagagaggaggagagaggactggggagagagggatcgaCCACACCAGTGAGAAGAGCTCCTCTCAGCGgccggagaggagagagagagaaggagagaggactggggagagagggatcgaCCACACCAGTGAGAAGAGCTCCTCTCAGCGgccggagaggagagagagagaaggagagaggactggggagagagggatcgaCCACACCAGTGAGAAGAGCTCCTCTCAGCgaccggagaggagagagagagaaggagagagaactggggagagagggatcgaCCACATCGGTGAGAAGAGCTCCTCTCAGCGGccggagcgagagaggagagagagagaaggagagaggactggggagagagggatcgaTCACATCAGTGAGAAGAGCTCTCATCGGccggagcgagagagaagagagagaggaggagagaggactggggagagagggagcgaccacagcagtgagaagagctcctcttcctcctcacactCTTACTCACGAGATCGTAAACCTTTTTCTTCTTCCAGGGACCACAAAGCGACCTCTGACCCCAGAGCCAGGGAGCACAGAGACCACAAACATAAAGACCACAACGACCAGAAATCCTCCACCGTTGACCGTAACACCAACTCTACTGACCGTAGACCACTAGACGACCAGGAGACCAGCAGAGAACACAGACCGCCTCACCCCAAACACAAAGACCACAGAGAGCAAGGCAGTGCCTCTCCCGTCTCCAAGAGAGCCCCACCCCCATCGGACCCCTCCTCCAGCACCCAGAGATCTCAGGGAAGCTCTGAGCCCACCAGACCTAGCGAAAGCAGCCCTGGCAGGGACACGGAGCAGGACAGATACCCCTCTCCTCAGGTCTACATCTCCGTGGAGAACCAGCCCGGGAGGGGGAAGGCTGAGGGAGAAGAGCCCAGAGTAGAGCGCTCCTCAGCGGGGAGACAGAGCCAGCAGGCCAGCCTAGGAAACCTGGAGAAGGAGATGAGTGGTGGAAAACCCCACCAACACCCAGCCTCACTCTTACAGCCCCCCAGGACTGACAACAGGGCAGGGGTGCCCCgagctgtcagagagagagagagaaagaaagagagagagaggcagatgcaaaagatgagggagaagatggagaaggagagagatgaggagggagataAAGATGTCaatagggagaaggagagagagagaggggaggagagagagagaggggttgatagagagaaggagagagagagaggggtcgatagggagaaggagaaagagagggaaaaccCTAAAGTCAGACCCCCTCCCTCGGTTCCTTCTTCCAGACCCCCTCCCTCGGTCCCTTCTTCCAGACCTCCTCCCTCGGTCCCTTCTTCCAGACCTCCTCCCTCGGTCCCTTCTTCCAAACCTCCTCCCTCGGTCCCTTCTTCCAGACCTCCTCCCTCGGTCCCTTCTTCCAGACCTCCTCCCTCGGTCCCTTCTTCCAGACCTCCTCCCTCGGTCCCTTCTTCCAGACCTCCTCCTGACCTGGTCAGAGAGACTGATGAGGCCTTCGAACCTGACTACAGCGAGGGAGAGATctcagagggggaggaggaaggagagagagcgctggagggagagagagcgctggagggagagagagcgctggagggagagagagcgctggagggagagagagcgctggagggagagagagcgctggagggagagagagcgctggagggagagagagcgctggagggagagagagcgcaggagggagagagagcgcaggagggagagagagcggagcatgggggtggcagcggCAGAAGTCGTAGCAGCAGCGCCAGCTCTGTCGGTAGCCCGGGCAACAAGAAAGACAAGAAGAAGAAAGAtagaaaagagaagaagaaacagaagaagaagaagaagaagaaagataGAAAGCAGAAGAGACAGGGGAGCCTGGacgctgaggagggagagatcaCGGGactgaaacacaaacacaagaAGAAGAACAAGGAGAAAGAGGACAATGAGAGAgaagacgaagaggaggaggaagaggagaagaccaAATGGCTCGCGTAGCCTTCTGAGACGTTTTCGTTGTGAAGCGTGTTCGTCACGTTTCAGCCCAAGGCTCCTGGCCCCTAAAACCTTATTCCCTAACTAGTGCACGACTTAAGGACAAGCCTCGTGTACTAAGAAGGGAATTCGGGTGCCATTTTTGGAGGAAAGAGACTTGTTTTTCTTCCCTCCTGTCAGTGAACAGAAAGGTCCTCAGAGAGGCATCACACATAGCCTGTGTTCCAAAtgcctcttccctatatagggccccTATGTAGGGAACGTGGCTGTCGTTTGTGACGGGACACCCCCGTAGTGGAGATCGTAAAGAGGACTTAAACCGCTCTGCTCTGCAAGCTTGTTCACTCTAGTTCAACACTTTAACTAAgggggatgtttttttttttttttttgctgaggaTTTGAAATAATTTAATGAATTTAAAGGCTGATGTATAAGATAAATATATAATTTTTTCTTTATAGACTCTGCTCAACAGAGGCTGTTTGCTTGAATGATGCTTCGAACTTTTgatttctatttttttttgtgtgtttaaaaataaataaaaggatgTAATTGCTAAACCTTGGTTTGTCCCTCCAGTCCCCCCGtccaccccacccaccccccaGGTCTTCATTGAAGAGTTTCTACGACCTGGGATGTATCCCATATAGCAACcagttccctatgtagtggactATATACAGAATAGTGAACcgttatggacacacacacacacatatataccatCTTATTAGATATGTATTCTAGAGTGAAAACACCATCTTTTCATATCAGATATACATTCTCTAGAGTGAAAATAGCATCTATATACATTCTCTAGAGTGAAAACGTGTAGGAGGAGGACAGAAAGCACTATGGAGATGTTAATGAATGTTACTCTGCTGTCTACAGACTGAGCTAGACTGACCTAGAGGTAGTTGTGGGTCTATATTACTACTCTGCTGTCAACAGACTGAGCTAGACTGACCTAGTTGTGGGTCTATATTACTCTGCTGTCTACAGACTGACCTAGAGGTAGTTGTGGGTCTATATTACTCTGCTGTCTACAGACTGAGCTAGACTGACCTAGAGGTAGTTGTGTGTCTATATTACTCTGCTGTCTACAGACTGAGCTAGACTGACCTAGAGGTAGTTGTGGGTCTATATTACTCTGCTGTCTACAGACTGAGCTAGACTGACCTAGAGGTAGTTGTGGGTCTATATTACTACTCTGCTGTCTACAGACTGAGCTAGACTGACCTAGAGGTAGTTGTGGGTCTATATTACTACTCTGCTGTCTACAGACTGAGCTAGACTGACCTAGAGGTAGTTGTGGGTCTATATTACTCTGCTGTCTACAGACTGAGCTAGACTGACCTAGAGGTAGTTGTGGGTCTATATTACTCTGCTGTCTACAGACTGAGCTAGACTGACCTAGAGGTAGTTGTGGGTCTATATTACTCTGCTGTCTACAGACTGAGCTAGACTGACCTAGAGGTAGTTGTGGGTCTATATTACTACTCTGCTGTCAACAGACTGAGCTAGACTGACTTAGTTGTGGGTCTATATTACTCTGCTGTCTACAGACTGAGCTAGACTGACCTAGAGGTAGTTGTGGGTCTACATTTTGCAAAAGTACTTCCCAAAATTCACCAGATTTCCAGAAATCCCAGGTTGTAGGATTCCCAGATTTCCCTTCTTGATTTTAGGAATCTAggattaaaataaatatatatataaaaatacgtTTCTAGAGTTCAACCCTAgaggtagtgggggggggggggggcatgtctTATGGCACCTGCATTAATTATATTTACCCAGTTATGACAGTCTGTGAATATTGTTAGTTGAGCTGGACCGGGGGTAGAGATGCACTGGATGGTCTTACATATTGGATTTAAAAGGTTCGATGCATTGCACTGTGAAGATTCATCAATCTGTTACTTGGTTTTCTGCAATGACCTCTGTTTAATTTAAACTACCAGCTGAATGAATACCGGAGGGAATTTTtttgtttttccccctctcttGTTTTGAAGATAATAATTAAAAGattctgcaaaaaaaaaaaaatgttgttctcCATTTTCTTTGTTCTTCACTTTTTAGTTTTTTTAGTTTTTACCCAGAAATCAAAGGTGCTTCAAATGTGGAtcaatttatattaagggtctgtaatttatattaagggtctgtagtttatattaagggtctaatttatattaagggtctaatttatattaagggtctgtagtttatattaagggtctgtagtttatattaagggtctgtaatttatattaagggtctgtagtttatattaagggtctgtaatttatattaagggtctgtagtttatattaagggtctgtaatttatattaagggtctttaatttatattaagggtctgtaatttatattaagggtctttaatttatattaagggtctagtttatattaagggtctgtaatttatattaagggtctgtaatttatattaagggtctgtaatttatattaagggtctgtagtttatattaagggtctgtaatttatattaagggtctgtagtttatattaagggtctaatttatattaagggtctaatttatattaagggtctgtaatttatatcaaaggtctaatttatattaagggtctgtaatttatattaagggtctgtaatttatattaagggtctgtaatttatattaagggtctaatatatattaagggtctgtaatttatattaagggtctaatatatattaagggtctgtaatttatattaagggtctgtagtttatattaagggtctgtaatttatattaagggtctgtatattaagggtctgtaatttaaattaagggtctgtaatttatattaagggtctgtaatttatattaagggtctaatatatattaagggtctgtaatttatattaagggtctgtagtttatattaagggtctgtaatttatattaagggtctgtatattaagggtctgtaatttatattaagggtatGTAATTTATATTAAAGGtctaatttatattaagggtctgtatattaagggtctgtaatgtatattaagggtctgtagtttatattaagggtctgtaatttatattaagggtctgtaatttatattaagggtctgtaatttatattaagggcctgtagtttatattaagggtctgtaatttatattaagggtctaatatatattaagggtctgtaatttatattaagggtctgtagtttatattaagggtctgtagtttatattaagggtctgtaatttatattaagggtctgtatattaagggtctgtaatttatattaagggtctgtaatttatattaaaGGTCtagtttatattaagggtctgtaatgtatattaagggtctgtagtttatattaagggtctaatttatattaagggtctgtatattaagggtctgtagtttatattaagggtctgtaatttatattaagggtctgtaatttatattaagggtctgtatattaagggtctgtaatttatattaagggtctgtagtttatattaagggtctgtaatttatattaagggtctgtagtttatattaagggtctaatttatattaagggtctgtaatttatattaagggtctgtaatttatattaagggtctaatttatattaagggtctgtaatttatattaagggtctaatttatattaagggtctgtaatttatattaagggtctttaatttatattaagggtctttaatttatattaagggtctgtaatttatattaagggtctgtaatttatattaagggtctaatttatattaagggtctgtaatttatattaagggtctgtatattaagggtctgtaatttatattaagggtctgtaatttatattaagggtctgtaatttatattaagggtctgtagtttatattaagggtctgtagtttatattaagggtctaatttatattaagggtctgtagtttatattaagggtctgtaatttatattaagggtctttaatttatattaagggtctgtaatttatattaagggtctgtagtttatattaagggtctgtaatttatattaagggtctttaatttatattaagggtctgtaatttatattaagggtctgtaatttatattaagggtctgtaatttatattaagggtctttaatttatattaagggtctgtaatttatattaagggtctttaatttatattaagggtctgtaatttatattaagggtctttaatttatattaagggtctgtaatttatattaagggtttttaatttatattaagggtttttaatttatattaagggtctgtaatgtATATTAAGGGTCAGTTTTCATTGTTACTTCCAGATCTTAAAGTTTTACTAAATCTAGTCACAAATGTATATTTTCCTTAAACAGCCTTGTGTTGTGTCCTTTTTCAGTTACTCGAGTAGAATGTCTATCAATGTGCTCGTCTTTTTGGTGAGAAATTACACTGGTCAACTCAAAACATTTTAATAAAGTATAAATCACACATCTTAGATTAGGGACTGGAAAAAATGCTTTTACTAATTGTTAATGGTTAATACATGATGAACAAACACACTTTTATAAATACTATATAAATGGTTTATCACTGACCCTTAAATAACGTCACGGTGATGTGTGGTCCGGGTGGGGGGGTGCGCAGGGGCGGGAGTTGAACCCTGACCCCTCCTCCAGACGTGTCCAAGTGAAAAGCTTGGCGAGTGAAGACCTTGACCTTCTTAACGTGTTGTTCTGTCGGATCAGCTATGCCTCGACTAGTTTTACGACGGATTTTAGGAACTTTTAATTGAAGTCGCCTATCATACTTGTCAAGCGCAGGATCTGCAAGGAAGGTTCGATGCCAAGATGAGGTTTTTAGGCTTCTGGtaaaagagggagatggaggaacgAGGCTAACAAATGTCTGTagctttatttattttattcaactttattaacttggcaagtcagttaagaaacatCTTATTAACAGTGattggccaaacccggacgatgccaattggtcaattgtgcaccgccctttgggactcccattcacggtcggatgtgatacagctaAACCAGTTAGGTAAATGTTTCAATTAGTTGACCATTGACCAAAGTGGCAAACATGAGCTTCAATGATTCACCTGCGTAATGCCCATTTTAATCGGATGAAAAATATGGACCCACCAGTCGACGACAACAGAACGGTTCCACCTGAGGAAAAGGAATAGATCCACCAGTCGACGACAACAGAATGGTTCCACCTGAGGAAAAGGAATAGATCCACCAGTCGACGACAACAGAATGGTTCCACCTGAGGAAAAGGAATGGGGCCACCAGTCGACGACAACAGAACGGTTCCACCTGAGGAAAAGGAATGGGGCCACCAGTCGACGACAACAGAATGGTTCCACCTGAGGAAAAGGAATGGGGCCACCAGTCGACGACAACAGAATGGTTCCACCTGAGGAAAAGGAATAGATCCACCAGTCGACGACAACAGAATGGTTCCACCTGAGGAAAAGGAATAGATCTACCAGTCGACGACAACAGAACGGTTCCACCTGAGGAACATTTTAAAGTTTTGACATAACAGGTCTTAAAGGTTAATTTAACATGTTTGTCCTGCAAGTAACATTGACGTTTTCAATTCTGAACGCACGAGGAAGGCCTTGGTCTGGATTGAAATGTACTGTAGATTACTGTGTAGATTACCAGCtactaacctaacgtagcaggctaGCTGGCTGTAGATTACTGTGTAGATTACCAGCtactaacctaacgtagcaggctaGCTGGCTGTAGACTACTGTGTAGACCAGCtactaacctaacgtagcaggctaGCTGGCTGTAGACTACTGTGTAGACCAGCtactaacctaacgtagcaggctaGCTGGCTGTAGATTACTGTGTAGATTACCAGCtactaacctaacgtagcaggctaGCTGGCTGTAGGCTACTGTGTAAACCAGCaactaacctaacgtagcaggctaGCTGGCTGTAGACTACTGTGTAGACCAGCTACTAACCTAGCGTAGCAGGCTAGCTGGCTGTAGGCTACTGTGTAAACCAGCtactaacctaacgtagcaggctaGCTGGCTGTAGATTACTGTGTAGACCAGCTACTAAGGTAGCAGGCTAGCTGGCTGTAGACTACTGTGCAGACCAGCTACTAACGTAGCAGGCTAGCTGGCTGTAGATTACTGTGTAGACCAGCtactaacctaacgtagcaggctaGCTGGCTGTAGACTACTGTGTAGACCAGCtactaacctaacgtagcaggctaGCTGGCTGTAGGCTACTGTGTAGACCAGCtgctaacctaacgtagcaggctaGCTGGCTGTAGATTACTGTGTAGACCAGCtactaacctaacgtagcaggctaACTGGCTGTAGGCTACTGTGTAGACCAGCtactaacctaacgtagcaggctaGCTGGCTGTAGATTACTGTGTAGACCAGCtactaacctaacgtagcaggctaGCTGGCTGTAGGCTACTGTGTAGACCAGCTACTGACCTAACGTAGCAGGCTAGCTGGGTTCAGGCACCATAACGTTAAGGCTGGCTATAAACTACATTTACTGTGGAGcaagtgtaaccgatgtgaaatggctatctAGTTTGCGGTGGtgtgtgctaatagcgtttcaatcggtgacgtcactcgctatTGAGAACTAGTTGTTACCCTCTTTGCTCTGCAAAgggagcaatgggtaacgatgctttgtgggtgtcagttgttgatgtgtgcagagggtccctggttcgagccccgGGTAGGGGTGGGAGAgcgacggaagctatactgttacacaggggATCCCAAATCTTCCCACTTCCAGCAGGGGGGGAGCATCCTATTTTGTctgcaagacaaaggagctgatggtggacAACAGGAAACGGAGGGCAGAGCTGGGCGTCCCCAACCACAGGACTGTAGAGGAGAGTTCATCACTAAGGatttaacatggtccacacacacacacccgcacagggcacgacaacacctcgtccccctcaggaggctggaaAGATTTGCCATAAGGCTCCCGGATCCTCAAAGAGTTCTACAGCTgcgccat encodes:
- the LOC135533598 gene encoding zinc finger CCCH domain-containing protein 13-like — encoded protein: MSPSSGRAREDGLQDGKHSGDPIPSEKDGETERERDQLKEKEQEKDKERDRERGKEREREREHSRASDKDMDRPRKIPSSSQRPERREREGERTGERGIDYISEKSSSQRPERREREGERGIDHIGEKSSSQRPERREREGERGIDHTSEKSSSQRPERERRERGGERTGERGIDHTSEKSSSQRPERREREGERTGERGIDHTSEKSSSQRPERREREGERTGERGIDHTSEKSSSQRPERREREGERTGERGIDHIGEKSSSQRPERERREREGERTGERGIDHISEKSSHRPERERRERGGERTGERGSDHSSEKSSSSSSHSYSRDRKPFSSSRDHKATSDPRAREHRDHKHKDHNDQKSSTVDRNTNSTDRRPLDDQETSREHRPPHPKHKDHREQGSASPVSKRAPPPSDPSSSTQRSQGSSEPTRPSESSPGRDTEQDRYPSPQVYISVENQPGRGKAEGEEPRVERSSAGRQSQQASLGNLEKEMSGGKPHQHPASLLQPPRTDNRAGVPRAVRERERKKERERQMQKMREKMEKERDEEGDKDVNREKERERGEERERGVDREKERERGVDREKEKERENPKVRPPPSVPSSRPPPSVPSSRPPPSVPSSRPPPSVPSSKPPPSVPSSRPPPSVPSSRPPPSVPSSRPPPSVPSSRPPPDLVRETDEAFEPDYSEGEISEGEEEGERALEGERALEGERALEGERALEGERALEGERALEGERALEGERALEGERAQEGERAQEGERAEHGGGSGRSRSSSASSVGSPGNKKDKKKKDRKEKKKQKKKKKKKDRKQKRQGSLDAEEGEITGLKHKHKKKNKEKEDNEREDEEEEEEEKTKWLA